In one window of Miscanthus floridulus cultivar M001 chromosome 12, ASM1932011v1, whole genome shotgun sequence DNA:
- the LOC136498115 gene encoding cell number regulator 2-like encodes MANNAFGMQGNAADGAWSSGLCDCFDDVGGCCLTFFCPCVTFGRIAHIVDQGSTSCCVGGSLYMLLTAVTGLGSCVYSCIYRSRLRSQYGLTEQPCADCCVHLCCEACALCQEYRELKARGFDMSAGWQDNMERMGKGAATAPPQPNPGMSR; translated from the exons ATGGCCAACAACGCCTTTGGCATGCAGGGGAACGCGGCGGACGGCGCGTGGTCCTCCGGCCTCTGCGACTGCTTCGACGACGTCGGCGGCT GCTGCCTGACCTTCTTCTGCCCGTGCGTCACCTTCGGGAGGATCGCCCACATCGTCGACCAGGGATCCACCT CGTGCTGCGTGGGCGGATCGCTGTACATGCTGCTGACGGCGGTGACGGGGCTGGGCTCCTGCGTCTACTCCTGCATCTACCGCTCCAGGCTGCGGTCGCAGTACGGGCTCACGGAGCAGCCCTGCGCCGACTGCTGCGTCCACCTCTGCTGCGAGGCCTGCGCGCTCTGCCAGGAGTACCGCGAGCTCAAGGCCCGCGGCTTCGACATGTCCGCCG GATGGCAAGACAACATGGAGAGGATGGGGAAAGGCGCCGCGACCGCCCCGCCGCAGCCGAACCCGGGGATGTCGCGTTAG
- the LOC136495454 gene encoding aminoaldehyde dehydrogenase 2-like — translation MFGIFANAGQVCSATSRLLLHEKIAKKFLDRLVAWAKNIKVSDPLEEGCRLGSVVSEGQYEKIKKFISTARSEGATILYGGTRPQHLRREFFLEPTIITDVSTSMQIWREEVFGPVICVKEFRTESEAVELANDTHYGLAGAVISNDQERCERISKALHSGIIWINCSQPCFVQAPWGGNKRSGFGRELGEWALITI, via the exons ATGTTTGGGATCTTCGCGAATGCTGGTCAAGTCTGCAGTGCTACTTCTCGTCTACTGCTGCAT GAGAAAATTGCAAAGAAATTCTTGGATAGATTGGTTGCATGGGCAAAGAATATAAAAGTCTCAGATCCACTGGAGGAAGGCTGCAGACTGGGTTCAGTTGTCAGTGAAGGACAG TACGAAAAGATAAAGAAGTTCATCTCAACTGCAAGAAGTGAAGGTGCCACAATTCTGTATGGAGGTACCCGACCACAG CATCTCAGAAGAGAGTTCTTTCTCGAACCTACAATTATAACAGATGTTAGTACGTCAATGCAAATTTGGCGAGAGGAAGTCTTTGGACCAGTCATCTGCGTTAAAGAGTTCAGGACAGAGAGTGAAGCTGTGGAACTTGCAAATGATACTCA CTATGGTTTAGCTGGTGCCGTGATCTCCAATGATCAAGAGAGGTGTGAGCGCATTTCAAAG GCTCTTCACTCTGGTATTATTTGGATAAATTGCTCGCAACCATGCTTCGTCCAAGCTCCTTGGGGAGGGAACAAGCGGAGCGGTTTTGGTCGGGAGCTCGGAGAATG GGCCTTGATAACTATATGA